One Triticum dicoccoides isolate Atlit2015 ecotype Zavitan chromosome 4B, WEW_v2.0, whole genome shotgun sequence genomic window carries:
- the LOC119294481 gene encoding uncharacterized protein LOC119294481 — MVAVERHPFKEGVRHKPRASTRGPLGWPASASVVISDFTQQFYCPNPILHPLRWLKASAHTGAPHPMDCFGAGPINYTGEPNRRFWEASWSQPTAARTTVREDEHKCTPPAPTYADVVRANVTPSPTDGHNRTPTCSLLTNVAGTSATNITGARRPLLQSFEISNYSSEEDAFSLALLHAARRIPADSNFEKLEVPIITEICLNYIGRPRSIQNLTSFLKNNPLAQRMDIFEGKMTVLTATLEGRILMQTFMNVVSECHSRNKSWNGTFDWQDIRIITTRQSKKIMMILKVPVKLEGETLLRAMRSDLCKAAAILIPLYKIGPFPNDWRTVVKSEMKSNTAIAVFTVVYYHKPGTSYGRTMGELARFIRNVLVHSKEHRRQDGVVIYYEEHELEMYLFKIFTPFLPSVMRTLLVSGKMDMEQLCGEEAWTSYKLFV; from the exons ATGGTCGCCGTCGAACGCCACCCCTTCAAGGAGGGGGTTCGCCACAAACCCCGCGCCTCTACTCGAGGGCCTCTTGGCTGGCCGGCGTCGGCGAGTGTAGTGATCTCAGATTTTACGCAGCAG TTTTATTGTCCAAATCCTATTCTGCACCCGTTGCGCTGGTTAAAGGCGTCGGCACATACAGGCGCACCCCACCCCATGGATTGCTTCGGGGCCGGCCCAATAAATTATACGGGCGAGCCCAATCGCCGATTTTGGGAAGCTTCATG GTCTCAGCCGACAGCGGCTCGCACAACAGTTCGGGAAGACGAACACAAGTGCACACCTCCAGCTCCAACCTATGCTGACGTGGTGAGAGCAAATGTCACACCGTCACCAACCGACGGGCACAACCGTACACCTACGTGCTCACTGCTGACGAATGTGGCCGGAACAAGCGCCACCAACATCACTGGCGCCCGCCGACCTTTGCTGCAATCCTTCGAAAT CTCTAACTATTCTTCAGAAGAGGATGCCTTCAGTCTCGCTTTACTACATGCTGCTCGACGAATCCCAGCCGATTCTAATTTTGAAAAACTAGAAGTTCCTATAATTACAGAGATATGCCTAAATTACATTGGCCGCCCCAGGAG TATCCAGAACCTCACATCATTTTTGAAGAATAATCCTCTGGCACAGCGTATGGATATATTTGAGGGCAAAATGACTGTTCTAACTGCAACACTTGAGGGAAGAATTCTTATGCAGACCTTCATGAATGTTGTCTCGGAGTGTCATTCAAGAAATAAAAGCTGGAATGGCACATTTGATTGGCAGGACATACGGATCATTACGACCAGGCAGTCTAAGAAGATAATGATGATACTCAAAGTGCCAGTGAAACTTGAAGGGGAGACGCTGCTTCGGGCTATGCGTAGTGACCTATGCAAAGCTGCCGCGATACTAATACCACTCTATAAGATCG GTCCTTTTCCCAATGATTGGAGAACTGTCGTGAAATCAGAAATGAAGAGCAACACGGCCATTGCTGTTTTCACGGTTGTGTACTATCACAAGCCCGGCACATCTTATGGACGCACGATGGGTGAGCTTGCTAGGTTTATCCGGAATGTTCTTGTGCATAGCAAGGAACATAGACGACAAGATGGCGTTGTCATCTATTATGAAGAGCACGAGTTGGAGATGTACCTTTTTAAAATATTCACTCCGTTTCTCCCAAGCGTTATGCGAACCCTTTTGGTCTCAGGAAAAATGGACATGGAACAACT TTGTGGAGAGGAAGCTTGGACATCTTACAAATTATTTGTCTAA